In Desulfotomaculum sp., a single genomic region encodes these proteins:
- a CDS encoding N-acetylmuramoyl-L-alanine amidase, with the protein MPVQGLTVVLDPGHGGYDKGAIGPNGTNESQVALSIAKKTQLYLSSTVDVYLTRTEDKALTRNSMADQIARASMSDSINAACLVSIHCNSSIEEQDHGVETYYYTGNEKGKLLAANINNRLSPALGLLNRGLKEADLAVLRHTKCPSAQVEVAFITNPQEETLLKTDDFQERAGWAIASGIASFLGVNLQLLPDLDYSYQETPLVKLIRKAKLTEHFEKNKPITMEILADILDKLGIL; encoded by the coding sequence ATGCCTGTTCAAGGATTAACCGTTGTTCTTGATCCCGGACATGGTGGTTATGACAAGGGTGCGATAGGTCCAAATGGTACAAATGAATCCCAGGTTGCTTTGTCTATTGCTAAAAAGACACAGTTATATCTGTCTTCCACAGTAGATGTTTACCTCACGCGTACGGAAGATAAAGCCCTTACAAGAAACTCAATGGCTGATCAGATTGCCCGAGCGAGTATGTCGGACAGTATTAACGCAGCCTGTTTAGTCTCCATTCACTGTAACAGCTCCATAGAAGAACAAGATCACGGAGTGGAAACTTATTACTATACCGGCAACGAAAAGGGTAAGCTGCTTGCAGCAAATATAAACAACAGGCTTTCTCCCGCTCTGGGTTTGCTGAACAGGGGTTTAAAAGAGGCGGATCTGGCAGTTTTACGCCACACAAAATGCCCTTCCGCACAGGTTGAAGTAGCATTTATTACCAACCCGCAGGAAGAGACCTTGTTAAAAACTGATGATTTTCAGGAAAGGGCGGGATGGGCTATTGCCAGCGGAATTGCCTCTTTCCTCGGCGTTAATCTTCAGCTTTTACCGGATTTAGATTATTCATACCAGGAAACTCCTCTTGTAAAACTGATCAGAAAAGCAAAACTAACCGAACATTTTGAAAAAAATAAACCAATCACAATGGAAATACTTGCTGATATACTTGATAAACTGGGTATTCTATAA
- the miaB gene encoding tRNA (N6-isopentenyl adenosine(37)-C2)-methylthiotransferase MiaB yields the protein MPLKYFILTFGCQMNMHDSEVMAGILENIGYTAAENKEQADILLINTCCVRETAENKIYGLLGRLRKLKYEKPALFIGIGGCMTQQERTAEKIKNRFPFVDLIYGTENYHNFTELLKTAQDSQKTVLQLSHQINPVIEGLPIKRASGFRAWVVVTYGCNNYCTYCIVPYVRRNERSRQPGHIISEVKDLIAHGYREITLLGQNVNSYGKDLEQPSDFAGLLTEVNKISGLDRIRFVTSHPRDFNQRLIETISSCEKICEHIHLPVQAGSNHILKRMNRGYTREHYINLVESIRRSIPGVSVTTDIMIGFPGESDQDFQDTLDLIERIRFDSAFTFVYNKRQGTPAASMEGQIPDHVKSKRIKVLVDLQNKISKEINLREVGKKHWLLVEGTSKTNNQLLSGRTRSNKTVIFPGPHYLNGKIAEVEITEGKLTHLEGKWLDNYC from the coding sequence ATGCCATTAAAATATTTCATCCTTACTTTTGGCTGCCAAATGAATATGCACGACTCCGAAGTTATGGCAGGTATCCTGGAAAACATCGGTTACACAGCCGCTGAAAATAAGGAACAGGCAGATATTCTGTTAATAAATACTTGTTGCGTAAGGGAAACCGCTGAAAACAAAATATATGGCCTGTTGGGAAGACTCCGGAAGCTCAAATATGAAAAACCAGCATTATTTATAGGCATAGGCGGATGTATGACTCAGCAGGAACGGACAGCGGAAAAGATTAAAAATCGTTTTCCTTTTGTAGATCTTATCTATGGAACTGAAAACTATCATAACTTTACGGAACTTTTAAAAACTGCACAGGACAGTCAAAAAACAGTTTTACAACTCTCACACCAAATTAACCCTGTTATTGAAGGGCTTCCGATTAAGAGGGCAAGCGGCTTCCGTGCCTGGGTGGTTGTTACTTACGGCTGCAATAACTATTGCACTTACTGTATTGTCCCCTATGTACGGCGAAACGAACGCAGCCGCCAGCCTGGACATATTATTTCAGAGGTAAAAGACCTGATCGCCCATGGTTACAGAGAAATTACCCTTCTTGGCCAGAATGTTAATTCTTATGGAAAGGATTTGGAACAGCCTTCAGATTTTGCAGGACTTCTTACTGAGGTTAACAAAATAAGCGGTCTTGACAGAATTAGATTTGTAACATCACACCCGCGTGATTTTAACCAGCGACTTATTGAAACTATCTCAAGCTGCGAAAAGATATGCGAACACATTCACCTGCCTGTACAAGCCGGAAGCAACCACATTCTGAAGAGGATGAATAGGGGATATACCAGGGAACATTATATTAACCTTGTGGAATCAATCCGGCGAAGCATTCCTGGCGTTTCCGTTACAACTGATATCATGATTGGATTTCCCGGTGAAAGCGATCAGGATTTTCAGGATACGTTGGACTTAATCGAAAGAATACGTTTCGACAGCGCTTTCACCTTTGTCTACAACAAGCGCCAGGGAACACCGGCAGCTTCAATGGAAGGACAGATCCCTGATCATGTAAAAAGTAAAAGAATTAAAGTCTTAGTTGATCTTCAAAACAAAATAAGCAAAGAAATAAATCTGCGGGAAGTTGGAAAAAAACACTGGCTACTTGTTGAAGGGACAAGCAAGACAAACAACCAACTTTTAAGCGGCCGGACGCGTTCCAACAAGACGGTTATATTTCCGGGACCACATTATCTAAATGGAAAAATCGCAGAAGTTGAAATAACGGAAGGGAAGCTTACCCATCTGGAAGGCAAATGGCTGGATAATTACTGCTAA
- a CDS encoding anthranilate/aminodeoxychorismate synthase component II (TrpG; with TrpE catalyzes the formation of anthranilate and glutamate from chorismate and glutamine; TrpG provides the glutamine amidotransferase activity): MLVMIDNYDSFTFNLVQYFGQLKVEVGVWRNDQINLPQLKQINPTHIVISPGPGSPDQAGISLDVISKLAGRIPILGVCLGHQAIGQAFGGRVVNAGRLMHGKTSLIYHDGGGIYKGIPSPFQATRYHSLMVSNENLPSCLAVSAWTSEGEIMGLRHKELPVEGVQFHPESILTEHGLDLLRNFINNHTKGGRDKDVSGYFDNQGSN, encoded by the coding sequence TTGCTGGTAATGATTGATAACTACGACTCATTTACCTTCAACCTGGTTCAATATTTCGGACAATTAAAGGTAGAAGTGGGCGTTTGGCGCAACGACCAGATTAATCTGCCGCAGTTGAAACAAATAAATCCAACCCACATCGTTATCTCTCCGGGTCCCGGTTCGCCCGATCAAGCAGGAATCTCACTTGATGTAATCAGTAAGTTAGCCGGCCGTATACCCATACTGGGTGTCTGCCTTGGGCATCAGGCTATCGGCCAGGCTTTTGGCGGGCGTGTTGTCAACGCCGGACGTTTGATGCACGGGAAAACATCTTTAATCTACCACGATGGCGGGGGAATTTACAAAGGTATACCGTCCCCGTTTCAGGCAACCCGTTATCATTCCTTGATGGTCTCAAATGAGAATCTCCCCTCCTGCCTGGCGGTTAGCGCCTGGACCTCAGAAGGTGAAATAATGGGACTGCGGCATAAGGAACTGCCGGTCGAAGGTGTTCAGTTCCATCCGGAATCGATTTTAACCGAGCACGGCCTTGACCTGCTGCGCAATTTTATTAACAACCATACCAAAGGAGGAAGAGATAAAGATGTCTCAGGATATTTCGATAATCAAGGAAGCAATTGA
- the trpD gene encoding anthranilate phosphoribosyltransferase codes for MIKEAIEYLTAGKDLTESQSENVMEAIMEGQATSAQIAALLVSLRLKGETIEEITGFVKVMRKKATRINTKYPVVVDTCGTGGDGANTFNISTTAAFVVAGAGAPVAKHGNRSVSSKCGSADLLEALNVRIDLEPDQIESCLEETGIAFLFAPLMHSAMKHVAGPRREIGIRTVFNVLGPLTNPAGAKAQVLGVYNRELTTKLGGVLARLGTDHSFVIHGAQGVDEISLSGPAYVCEINNEKISEYTVDPEKYGLPKSPVKELFGGSPSENAAYTLSILHGERGPRTNAVLINAAFGMMASGLAKDLSEGLDLAAESISNGSALKKLQHLIRFTNSAKEQVCSQ; via the coding sequence ATAATCAAGGAAGCAATTGAATACCTTACAGCCGGTAAAGACCTGACGGAAAGCCAGTCTGAAAATGTTATGGAAGCAATTATGGAAGGCCAGGCTACCTCCGCGCAGATAGCAGCGCTTTTGGTCTCATTAAGATTAAAAGGAGAAACTATTGAAGAGATTACCGGTTTTGTGAAAGTAATGCGCAAAAAGGCGACCCGCATTAACACTAAATATCCGGTCGTTGTCGATACCTGCGGAACAGGCGGAGACGGCGCCAACACCTTTAATATTTCAACCACTGCTGCCTTCGTAGTAGCCGGCGCTGGAGCCCCGGTTGCAAAACATGGCAATCGTTCCGTCTCCAGCAAATGCGGTTCGGCTGATCTCCTTGAGGCTCTGAATGTCCGCATTGACCTGGAGCCGGACCAAATCGAGTCCTGCCTTGAAGAAACAGGTATTGCTTTCCTGTTTGCGCCGTTAATGCACTCGGCGATGAAGCACGTTGCGGGGCCGCGCCGGGAAATCGGAATCCGTACGGTTTTTAATGTTTTGGGCCCATTGACCAATCCTGCCGGGGCAAAAGCTCAGGTGCTGGGAGTATATAATCGTGAACTTACAACAAAGCTGGGCGGTGTGCTTGCCCGTTTAGGCACTGATCATTCCTTTGTCATCCACGGCGCTCAGGGAGTTGATGAAATTTCCCTTTCCGGACCCGCCTATGTATGTGAAATAAACAACGAAAAGATAAGTGAATATACTGTTGATCCCGAAAAATACGGCTTGCCGAAATCTCCGGTAAAGGAGCTTTTCGGTGGATCTCCATCTGAAAACGCCGCGTATACCTTATCTATTTTACATGGGGAACGCGGCCCGCGCACAAATGCCGTTCTTATTAATGCGGCTTTTGGGATGATGGCGTCCGGGTTAGCGAAAGATCTATCCGAAGGGCTGGATCTGGCGGCAGAAAGCATATCAAACGGTTCTGCGTTGAAGAAACTTCAGCATCTGATCAGGTTTACCAATTCAGCGAAAGAACAGGTGTGCAGTCAGTGA
- a CDS encoding N-(5'-phosphoribosyl)anthranilate isomerase, which yields MVWVKICGITDLETALYSAEAGADALGFVFAPSIRRIAPEAARLISLELPSRVLKAGVFVNSTIKEVQQIIEFCRLDIAQLHGDESQEYCRQINGNCKVIKAFNVQSPLFGLIDSYPADAVLIDTFLPGKAGGTGEVFDWKSLESLNRTKPVILAGGLNQSNVKEAVLSVRPDGVDVSSGVETNQKKDLVKIMQFINSVKEVTHL from the coding sequence ATGGTCTGGGTAAAGATTTGCGGGATAACTGATTTGGAAACCGCCCTTTATTCAGCGGAAGCCGGCGCAGATGCGCTGGGTTTTGTTTTTGCGCCCAGTATAAGAAGGATTGCACCGGAAGCGGCCCGCCTAATTTCCCTGGAGCTTCCATCAAGGGTCTTAAAAGCCGGTGTATTTGTTAATTCAACAATTAAGGAAGTTCAACAAATAATAGAGTTTTGCCGCCTGGATATTGCTCAGCTGCATGGCGATGAATCACAGGAATACTGCCGGCAGATTAACGGTAACTGTAAGGTTATCAAGGCCTTCAACGTTCAAAGCCCTCTATTCGGTTTAATAGATTCTTACCCCGCCGACGCCGTTCTTATTGATACCTTCTTACCGGGCAAGGCAGGCGGGACAGGTGAAGTCTTTGACTGGAAATCCCTTGAATCCTTAAACAGGACAAAACCGGTGATTTTAGCGGGAGGACTTAATCAATCCAATGTAAAAGAAGCTGTCCTGTCTGTGAGGCCGGATGGTGTAGATGTAAGCAGCGGGGTCGAGACAAACCAAAAAAAAGATCTTGTAAAAATTATGCAGTTTATCAATTCGGTGAAAGAGGTAACTCACTTATAA
- the aroF gene encoding 3-deoxy-7-phosphoheptulonate synthase has product MIVVMVNGAKEEQIDDVVRRVENAGLQAHVSRGMEQTLIGVVGDKRNYPEVLSLEVMPGVEKIIPILQPFKMASRSFKQEDSSVKVGNLVIGGDTIHIMAGPCAVESREQLFETAWQVKEAGATILRGGAFKPRTSPYSFQGLEEEGLKLLAEAREATGLYIVTEVMDTRTVEVVNEYTDIIQIGARNMQNFVLLKEVSSVNKPVLLKRGLSATIEEWLMAAEYIMAGGNHNVIMCERGIRSFDTYTRNTLDLCAIPVVKHLSHLPVVADPSHGIGKWRFVPAMSRAAIASGADGLIIEVHVSPETAWCDGPQSLNPVKFAAMMADLRNIAKVMGKNL; this is encoded by the coding sequence ATGATTGTTGTTATGGTTAACGGGGCGAAAGAGGAACAGATCGACGATGTTGTCAGACGGGTCGAAAACGCTGGATTACAGGCGCATGTTTCACGCGGTATGGAGCAAACATTAATCGGCGTTGTTGGAGACAAGCGTAATTATCCCGAAGTCCTCAGTCTGGAAGTAATGCCTGGGGTAGAAAAAATCATTCCCATTCTTCAGCCGTTTAAAATGGCCAGCAGGTCTTTCAAACAAGAGGATTCCTCAGTAAAGGTAGGGAATCTGGTTATAGGTGGCGATACGATCCATATAATGGCAGGGCCATGCGCCGTTGAAAGCCGGGAACAGCTTTTTGAAACAGCCTGGCAGGTTAAAGAGGCAGGCGCTACTATTCTGCGCGGCGGCGCCTTTAAACCCCGGACATCGCCATATTCTTTTCAGGGATTGGAGGAGGAAGGACTCAAGCTGCTCGCTGAGGCCAGGGAAGCCACAGGTCTTTATATTGTTACTGAAGTAATGGATACGCGCACTGTGGAAGTAGTCAATGAGTATACCGACATAATACAAATCGGCGCCCGTAATATGCAGAACTTCGTTTTGTTAAAGGAAGTCTCTTCTGTTAATAAACCAGTCCTTCTTAAAAGGGGTCTGTCAGCCACTATAGAAGAATGGCTTATGGCGGCGGAGTATATTATGGCCGGCGGAAATCATAACGTAATTATGTGCGAGCGCGGTATACGCAGTTTTGATACTTATACACGCAACACCCTGGATCTCTGTGCTATTCCCGTAGTCAAACATTTAAGCCACCTTCCGGTTGTTGCCGATCCCAGCCATGGGATTGGAAAGTGGAGATTTGTACCGGCAATGTCTCGTGCTGCCATAGCTTCCGGAGCGGACGGGCTTATAATTGAAGTTCATGTAAGTCCCGAGACAGCCTGGTGTGATGGTCCGCAATCACTTAACCCGGTAAAATTCGCCGCTATGATGGCTGATTTGCGTAATATTGCCAAGGTAATGGGAAAGAATCTTTAA
- a CDS encoding indole-3-glycerol phosphate synthase TrpC codes for MILEQIISQKRHDLKTIKERRPLDSLLSSLKGMPPCRSLKAALRKQGRVSILAEIKKASPSKGMIRPDFNLEEITDDFTLSGVSAISVITEEKFFYGKPDYLQAVRSRTELPVLRKDFIIDPYQIYETRVLGGDALLLIVAVLNKYELVFFQKLASELNLECLVEVHNKEELQMALDSGASLIGINNRDLKTFEIDLNVTFNLRRYITDQSTVVVSESGISSRPQVDELYRNKIDAVLVGEVLMRSENIKAKVKELTGVY; via the coding sequence GTGATTCTGGAACAGATTATTTCTCAAAAAAGGCATGATCTAAAAACAATTAAAGAAAGGCGCCCTTTAGATTCACTTTTAAGTAGTCTGAAAGGCATGCCGCCATGCAGGTCATTAAAAGCCGCCCTTAGAAAGCAAGGCAGAGTATCAATTCTGGCTGAGATTAAAAAGGCATCTCCTTCAAAAGGAATGATCCGTCCTGATTTTAATCTGGAAGAGATTACAGATGACTTCACCCTCAGCGGAGTTTCCGCCATTTCCGTAATTACCGAAGAGAAGTTTTTTTATGGAAAGCCGGATTATCTTCAAGCGGTTCGTTCAAGAACAGAATTGCCTGTTTTGCGCAAGGACTTTATTATTGACCCATATCAGATATATGAAACGAGAGTACTTGGAGGAGACGCCCTGCTGCTGATTGTCGCAGTTCTTAATAAGTATGAACTTGTCTTTTTTCAAAAACTGGCGTCAGAGTTGAACCTGGAGTGCCTTGTAGAAGTCCATAATAAGGAAGAACTTCAAATGGCCTTAGATTCAGGCGCCTCTTTAATCGGTATTAACAACCGGGATTTAAAAACGTTTGAAATTGATCTAAATGTTACTTTTAATCTGCGGCGCTATATAACTGATCAATCCACAGTAGTAGTCAGCGAAAGCGGAATAAGCAGCAGGCCGCAGGTTGATGAGCTGTATCGCAATAAAATAGACGCTGTCCTGGTTGGTGAAGTTTTAATGCGCAGTGAAAATATTAAAGCAAAAGTAAAAGAACTGACAGGAGTATATTGA